A window of Marinitoga litoralis genomic DNA:
AATTGGACAGAGGAAACAAATGAAATAATAAGCAAACATTTTTTTAGACTTAAAGAATATACAGAAAAAGGTAAAGTTATTTTAGCAGGTAGAGTTCCAGATGAATCAGATCCTGAATCATTTGGTATTGTAATATTTGAAGAAGAAAATGCAGAAAAAGCAAATGAATTTATGAATAATGATCCTGCTGTTAAAGAAGGAATTATGACTGCAAAACTATTTCCATTTAAGGTTGCTTTAATTAGATAGCGGCTTTGCCGCTATCTTTGTTTTACGAGGTGATTTTATGATTAAAAGATTTATTAAGTATTATAGGCCACATTTGAAACTATTTTTTGTAGATTTATTATCAGCATTTACATTATCAGTTTTAGGGTTGGCATATCCTATGATAACAAGAGAGATAATTAATGTAGGAATAAAAGATAAGAATATGGAGTTATTGATAAGTTATAGTATTTTATTGTTAATAATATTTATTGCAATGTATTTTTTAGAATATGTTGTTACATATTGGGGACATGTATTAGGCTTGAGAATTCAATATGATATGAGAAGGGATTTATTTTCACATTTACAAAAATTATCTTTTAATTTTTTTGATAATTCAAAAATAGGTCATTTAATGTCAAGGATAATTAATGATTTATTTGAAATTTCTGAATTAGCTCATCATGGACCAGAAGATTTATTTAT
This region includes:
- a CDS encoding YciI family protein, which produces MRQFIYILKLIPKYMDEKNWTEETNEIISKHFFRLKEYTEKGKVILAGRVPDESDPESFGIVIFEEENAEKANEFMNNDPAVKEGIMTAKLFPFKVALIR